One genomic window of Tachypleus tridentatus isolate NWPU-2018 chromosome 12, ASM421037v1, whole genome shotgun sequence includes the following:
- the LOC143233825 gene encoding sugar transporter SWEET1-like isoform X5, with translation MDLKVFFGNAATVCTVASFFSGAFVCKKIWKKGSSADISPFPFLAGVLCGVLWLRYGLFVKDPVVISVNTIGLVFQTVYVLWYYTFTLNKSTLHKQFLGSGILLGGLFYYLMYLTKDVSSAIQASGLMASAASLMFCAAPFASLADVIKTKSVENLPFPIIISTFVVTSLWFIYGFLLNDKYIQVPNFIGCLLALLQLSLFAIYPSKKLNID, from the exons ATGGACCTTAAAGTATTTTTTGGAAATGCTGCAACTGTATGTACTGTCGCAAGTTTTTTCAGTGGAGC ATTTGTTTGCAAAAAAATCTGGAAAAAGGGATCCAGTGCAGATATATCTCCATTTCCATTTTTAGCAGGTGTCTTGTG TGGTGTTTTATGGCTTCGTTATGGACTTTTTGTGAAAGACCCTGTTGTGATTTCTGTGAATACAATTGGTCTTGTGTTTCAGACTGTTTATGTTCTTTGGTATTACACGTTCACTCTAAATAAG AGTACACTGCACAAACAGTTTCTTGGGTCTGGAATTCTTCTGGGTGGATTGTTTTACTATCTCATGTACCTCACTAAAGATGTGAGTAGTGCCATCCAGGCTTCAGGACTGATGGCTAGTGCAGCAAGTTTGATGTTCTGTGCTGCTCCTTTTGCCTCATTG GCTGATGTTATCAAGACTAAGAGTGTTGAAAACTTGCCATTTCCCATCATAATTTCTACTTTTGTGGTAACATCTTTATGGTTTATATATGGTTTCTTGTTGAATGACAAATATATTCAG gttCCCAACTTCATTGGCTGTCTGCTTGCTCTGCTTCAGTTGTCTTTGTTTGCCATTTATCCATCTAAGAAACTCAACATTGAT
- the LOC143233825 gene encoding sugar transporter SWEET1-like isoform X3 — protein MDLKVFFGNAATVCTVASFFSGANFVGACRNDRTLNNICLQKNLEKGIQCRYISISIFSRCLVVRAFGVLWLRYGLFVKDPVVISVNTIGLVFQTVYVLWYYTFTLNKSTLHKQFLGSGILLGGLFYYLMYLTKDVSSAIQASGLMASAASLMFCAAPFASLADVIKTKSVENLPFPIIISTFVVTSLWFIYGFLLNDKYIQVPNFIGCLLALLQLSLFAIYPSKKLNID, from the exons ATGGACCTTAAAGTATTTTTTGGAAATGCTGCAACTGTATGTACTGTCGCAAGTTTTTTCAGTGGAGC gAATTTTGTGGGTGCATGCAGAAATGACAGAACTTTAAATAAC ATTTGTTTGCAAAAAAATCTGGAAAAAGGGATCCAGTGCAGATATATCTCCATTTCCATTTTTAGCAGGTGTCTTGTGGTAAGGGCATT TGGTGTTTTATGGCTTCGTTATGGACTTTTTGTGAAAGACCCTGTTGTGATTTCTGTGAATACAATTGGTCTTGTGTTTCAGACTGTTTATGTTCTTTGGTATTACACGTTCACTCTAAATAAG AGTACACTGCACAAACAGTTTCTTGGGTCTGGAATTCTTCTGGGTGGATTGTTTTACTATCTCATGTACCTCACTAAAGATGTGAGTAGTGCCATCCAGGCTTCAGGACTGATGGCTAGTGCAGCAAGTTTGATGTTCTGTGCTGCTCCTTTTGCCTCATTG GCTGATGTTATCAAGACTAAGAGTGTTGAAAACTTGCCATTTCCCATCATAATTTCTACTTTTGTGGTAACATCTTTATGGTTTATATATGGTTTCTTGTTGAATGACAAATATATTCAG gttCCCAACTTCATTGGCTGTCTGCTTGCTCTGCTTCAGTTGTCTTTGTTTGCCATTTATCCATCTAAGAAACTCAACATTGAT
- the LOC143233825 gene encoding sugar transporter SWEET1-like isoform X4: MDLKVFFGNAATVCTVASFFSGAFVCKKIWKKGSSADISPFPFLAGVLCGVLWLRYGLFVKDPVVISVNTIGLVFQTVYVLWYYTFTLNKSTLHKQFLGSGILLGGLFYYLMYLTKDVSSAIQASGLMASAASLMFCAAPFASLADVIKTKSVENLPFPIIISTFVVTSLWFIYGFLLNDKYIQVPNFIGCLLALLQLSLFAIYPSKKLNIDNEKCLDDVA, translated from the exons ATGGACCTTAAAGTATTTTTTGGAAATGCTGCAACTGTATGTACTGTCGCAAGTTTTTTCAGTGGAGC ATTTGTTTGCAAAAAAATCTGGAAAAAGGGATCCAGTGCAGATATATCTCCATTTCCATTTTTAGCAGGTGTCTTGTG TGGTGTTTTATGGCTTCGTTATGGACTTTTTGTGAAAGACCCTGTTGTGATTTCTGTGAATACAATTGGTCTTGTGTTTCAGACTGTTTATGTTCTTTGGTATTACACGTTCACTCTAAATAAG AGTACACTGCACAAACAGTTTCTTGGGTCTGGAATTCTTCTGGGTGGATTGTTTTACTATCTCATGTACCTCACTAAAGATGTGAGTAGTGCCATCCAGGCTTCAGGACTGATGGCTAGTGCAGCAAGTTTGATGTTCTGTGCTGCTCCTTTTGCCTCATTG GCTGATGTTATCAAGACTAAGAGTGTTGAAAACTTGCCATTTCCCATCATAATTTCTACTTTTGTGGTAACATCTTTATGGTTTATATATGGTTTCTTGTTGAATGACAAATATATTCAG gttCCCAACTTCATTGGCTGTCTGCTTGCTCTGCTTCAGTTGTCTTTGTTTGCCATTTATCCATCTAAGAAACTCAACATTGAT
- the LOC143233825 gene encoding sugar transporter SWEET1-like isoform X6, producing MYCRKFFQWSICLQKNLEKGIQCRYISISIFSRCLVVRAFGVLWLRYGLFVKDPVVISVNTIGLVFQTVYVLWYYTFTLNKSTLHKQFLGSGILLGGLFYYLMYLTKDVSSAIQASGLMASAASLMFCAAPFASLADVIKTKSVENLPFPIIISTFVVTSLWFIYGFLLNDKYIQVPNFIGCLLALLQLSLFAIYPSKKLNIDNEKCLDDVA from the exons ATGTACTGTCGCAAGTTTTTTCAGTGGAGC ATTTGTTTGCAAAAAAATCTGGAAAAAGGGATCCAGTGCAGATATATCTCCATTTCCATTTTTAGCAGGTGTCTTGTGGTAAGGGCATT TGGTGTTTTATGGCTTCGTTATGGACTTTTTGTGAAAGACCCTGTTGTGATTTCTGTGAATACAATTGGTCTTGTGTTTCAGACTGTTTATGTTCTTTGGTATTACACGTTCACTCTAAATAAG AGTACACTGCACAAACAGTTTCTTGGGTCTGGAATTCTTCTGGGTGGATTGTTTTACTATCTCATGTACCTCACTAAAGATGTGAGTAGTGCCATCCAGGCTTCAGGACTGATGGCTAGTGCAGCAAGTTTGATGTTCTGTGCTGCTCCTTTTGCCTCATTG GCTGATGTTATCAAGACTAAGAGTGTTGAAAACTTGCCATTTCCCATCATAATTTCTACTTTTGTGGTAACATCTTTATGGTTTATATATGGTTTCTTGTTGAATGACAAATATATTCAG gttCCCAACTTCATTGGCTGTCTGCTTGCTCTGCTTCAGTTGTCTTTGTTTGCCATTTATCCATCTAAGAAACTCAACATTGAT
- the LOC143233825 gene encoding sugar transporter SWEET1-like isoform X2: MDLKVFFGNAATVCTVASFFSGANFVGACRNDRTLNNICLQKNLEKGIQCRYISISIFSRCLVVRAFGVLWLRYGLFVKDPVVISVNTIGLVFQTVYVLWYYTFTLNKSTLHKQFLGSGILLGGLFYYLMYLTKDVSSAIQASGLMASAASLMFCAAPFASLADVIKTKSVENLPFPIIISTFVVTSLWFIYGFLLNDKYIQVPNFIGCLLALLQLSLFAIYPSKKLNIDITELAFLCN; encoded by the exons ATGGACCTTAAAGTATTTTTTGGAAATGCTGCAACTGTATGTACTGTCGCAAGTTTTTTCAGTGGAGC gAATTTTGTGGGTGCATGCAGAAATGACAGAACTTTAAATAAC ATTTGTTTGCAAAAAAATCTGGAAAAAGGGATCCAGTGCAGATATATCTCCATTTCCATTTTTAGCAGGTGTCTTGTGGTAAGGGCATT TGGTGTTTTATGGCTTCGTTATGGACTTTTTGTGAAAGACCCTGTTGTGATTTCTGTGAATACAATTGGTCTTGTGTTTCAGACTGTTTATGTTCTTTGGTATTACACGTTCACTCTAAATAAG AGTACACTGCACAAACAGTTTCTTGGGTCTGGAATTCTTCTGGGTGGATTGTTTTACTATCTCATGTACCTCACTAAAGATGTGAGTAGTGCCATCCAGGCTTCAGGACTGATGGCTAGTGCAGCAAGTTTGATGTTCTGTGCTGCTCCTTTTGCCTCATTG GCTGATGTTATCAAGACTAAGAGTGTTGAAAACTTGCCATTTCCCATCATAATTTCTACTTTTGTGGTAACATCTTTATGGTTTATATATGGTTTCTTGTTGAATGACAAATATATTCAG gttCCCAACTTCATTGGCTGTCTGCTTGCTCTGCTTCAGTTGTCTTTGTTTGCCATTTATCCATCTAAGAAACTCAACATTGAT
- the LOC143233825 gene encoding sugar transporter SWEET1-like isoform X1, with amino-acid sequence MDLKVFFGNAATVCTVASFFSGANFVGACRNDRTLNNICLQKNLEKGIQCRYISISIFSRCLVVRAFGVLWLRYGLFVKDPVVISVNTIGLVFQTVYVLWYYTFTLNKSTLHKQFLGSGILLGGLFYYLMYLTKDVSSAIQASGLMASAASLMFCAAPFASLADVIKTKSVENLPFPIIISTFVVTSLWFIYGFLLNDKYIQVPNFIGCLLALLQLSLFAIYPSKKLNIDNEKCLDDVA; translated from the exons ATGGACCTTAAAGTATTTTTTGGAAATGCTGCAACTGTATGTACTGTCGCAAGTTTTTTCAGTGGAGC gAATTTTGTGGGTGCATGCAGAAATGACAGAACTTTAAATAAC ATTTGTTTGCAAAAAAATCTGGAAAAAGGGATCCAGTGCAGATATATCTCCATTTCCATTTTTAGCAGGTGTCTTGTGGTAAGGGCATT TGGTGTTTTATGGCTTCGTTATGGACTTTTTGTGAAAGACCCTGTTGTGATTTCTGTGAATACAATTGGTCTTGTGTTTCAGACTGTTTATGTTCTTTGGTATTACACGTTCACTCTAAATAAG AGTACACTGCACAAACAGTTTCTTGGGTCTGGAATTCTTCTGGGTGGATTGTTTTACTATCTCATGTACCTCACTAAAGATGTGAGTAGTGCCATCCAGGCTTCAGGACTGATGGCTAGTGCAGCAAGTTTGATGTTCTGTGCTGCTCCTTTTGCCTCATTG GCTGATGTTATCAAGACTAAGAGTGTTGAAAACTTGCCATTTCCCATCATAATTTCTACTTTTGTGGTAACATCTTTATGGTTTATATATGGTTTCTTGTTGAATGACAAATATATTCAG gttCCCAACTTCATTGGCTGTCTGCTTGCTCTGCTTCAGTTGTCTTTGTTTGCCATTTATCCATCTAAGAAACTCAACATTGAT
- the LOC143233825 gene encoding sugar transporter SWEET1-like isoform X7, giving the protein MDLKVFFGNAATVCTVASFFSGANFVGACRNDRTLNNICLQKNLEKGIQCRYISISIFSRCLVVRAFGVLWLRYGLFVKDPVVISVNTIGLVFQTVYVLWYYTFTLNKSTLHKQFLGSGILLGGLFYYLMYLTKDVSSAIQASGLMASAASLMFCAAPFASLADVIKTKSVENLPFPIIISTFVVTSLWFIYGFLLNDKYIQ; this is encoded by the exons ATGGACCTTAAAGTATTTTTTGGAAATGCTGCAACTGTATGTACTGTCGCAAGTTTTTTCAGTGGAGC gAATTTTGTGGGTGCATGCAGAAATGACAGAACTTTAAATAAC ATTTGTTTGCAAAAAAATCTGGAAAAAGGGATCCAGTGCAGATATATCTCCATTTCCATTTTTAGCAGGTGTCTTGTGGTAAGGGCATT TGGTGTTTTATGGCTTCGTTATGGACTTTTTGTGAAAGACCCTGTTGTGATTTCTGTGAATACAATTGGTCTTGTGTTTCAGACTGTTTATGTTCTTTGGTATTACACGTTCACTCTAAATAAG AGTACACTGCACAAACAGTTTCTTGGGTCTGGAATTCTTCTGGGTGGATTGTTTTACTATCTCATGTACCTCACTAAAGATGTGAGTAGTGCCATCCAGGCTTCAGGACTGATGGCTAGTGCAGCAAGTTTGATGTTCTGTGCTGCTCCTTTTGCCTCATTG GCTGATGTTATCAAGACTAAGAGTGTTGAAAACTTGCCATTTCCCATCATAATTTCTACTTTTGTGGTAACATCTTTATGGTTTATATATGGTTTCTTGTTGAATGACAAATATATTCAG